The following proteins are co-located in the Thermus albus genome:
- the pheA gene encoding prephenate dehydratase produces the protein MRIAFQGTEGAYSEEALLRNFPGSTPMGFPTFHQVFEAVEAGEADYGVVPVENTTAGSINQTYDLLLESDLHVVGEIIHRVEHCLLAPKETELKDLKAVKSHPQALAQCDGFLARMRLTPIPVYDTAGAARALAENPEPGVGAIASRRAAELYGLQVLAENIEDYPHNYTRFFVIGREEAKRGEGPHKTSIVFAVRHRPGGLLEALTVFAEAGVNLTKLESRPRRDKPFSYLFYLDLEGHLEDPGPAQALLGLLRRAAFLKVLGSYPAYRNGI, from the coding sequence ATGAGGATCGCCTTCCAGGGCACGGAGGGGGCCTATAGCGAGGAAGCCTTGCTGAGGAACTTCCCTGGGTCCACTCCCATGGGCTTTCCCACCTTTCACCAGGTCTTTGAAGCGGTGGAGGCCGGGGAGGCGGACTACGGGGTGGTGCCGGTGGAAAACACCACCGCAGGCAGCATCAACCAGACCTACGACCTCCTTTTGGAAAGCGACCTCCACGTGGTGGGGGAGATCATCCACCGGGTGGAGCACTGCCTCCTTGCCCCCAAGGAGACGGAGCTAAAAGACCTCAAGGCGGTGAAAAGCCACCCCCAGGCCCTGGCCCAATGCGACGGCTTCCTGGCCCGCATGCGCCTGACCCCCATCCCGGTCTATGACACCGCAGGGGCGGCCAGGGCCTTAGCGGAGAACCCGGAACCCGGGGTGGGCGCCATCGCCAGTAGGAGGGCGGCGGAGCTTTATGGCCTACAGGTGCTGGCGGAGAACATCGAGGACTATCCCCACAACTACACCCGGTTCTTCGTCATCGGGCGGGAGGAGGCAAAAAGGGGAGAAGGCCCCCACAAGACCAGCATCGTCTTCGCCGTGCGCCACAGGCCTGGAGGGCTTTTGGAAGCCCTTACCGTCTTCGCCGAGGCTGGGGTGAACCTCACCAAGCTGGAATCCCGGCCTAGGCGGGATAAGCCCTTCAGCTACCTCTTCTACCTGGACCTCGAGGGCCACTTGGAGGACCCAGGCCCCGCCCAAGCCCTCCTAGGCCTCCTCCGCCGGGCGGCTTTCCTCAAGGTGCTGGGCTCCTACCCCGCCTACCGCAACGGCATCTAA